TTCAGGTTCTGCGAGTTCTCTGAGCCTGAGGTCGATTGCTTTCATGAGTTCTGCTTCACGATCGCGCATGCCCTCGTCCACCGCTTTTATCTCCTCCTTGATGATCTCTCGCGCGTCCTCAAGCTCAGTCAGGCGGCTGAGTCTGCTTTCCTGTGCGGTGTTGGCCTCGGACTTCACACTCACGATCGCATTTTCAATCCTGGAGAGATAGCCGTCAAGCCTGTCCTCCAGTTGCTGTCTCCTGACCGACTCCTCCTTCAGCCGTTCTTCAATTTCGGCGCTCAGCACCGTTCCTGTTTCCTCGGCGCTGTTGTCGCTGTACACAGTTTCAGATCCGCGTTCAATGAGTGCCAGATGCTGTGCATCAAGCGTTCTCGGGTCCACTGAAACAACGACAGTAGTTCCGGTTGTTATTATCATGTCTTCAATCTTGTTGATGAACCTGAGTACAGCGTCGAATCCGTTGTTTGATATCAGGTATTCCAGACCGTCAATCAATACGATGCCTCTCCGGTTGGAATCAATAAATTTTGTGAGCGCGTTCTGGACGCTTCCGAGATGCGTTGGGTTGACACACCTCCTGCCGACCAGCGTAGTCAGCCAGATCACATCCTCTTCGTTTATGCGTATGAACCTCACCGACTGCACTCTCTCCGGAGGTTCGCGGCCAATGATCATGCATTTCATTCCTTCGCTGGAAAGTCTTCGTATCAGTGCATACGAGAGATGTGGCTTTTTTTCCTGTATGATGACTGCCGAGCCAGGCTGTATTCTGCCGTTACTAATCAGTGCGTCCACTTCATCGGCAATATCCGGCAACTCCCCTGTGCTGCCTGACTCTTTGAGCCTCATGGCCGGTCTCAGATGCTTGAATATGTGCTCGGGCGGATTGTTACCCCTGTAGACCGAACCCTGAATGCTCACTTCTCCAAGTATCACCGCGTTGTCTTTGAAATTTGCAGAACCGCCTACTCTTGCCGACCCGGTGATCTTCGAATTTTTTTCCATAATAAGATCGCCTTCGGCATTCACGTTTCCCTCGACAACGGCGTCGGCTCCGATCCAGACGTCTCCACTGGAGTTTATGTCGGCATTTATTATGGAGGATGCGAAAATACTGGTATTTCCTTCCCTGTCAGTAAAGACCCTGTCTGCCGTATAATCGTCTTTTGGCTTGTCTGATGCATGCTGTCCAGTTTCGGTCAGTGCAAGTATGCCAAGCGGCAGCGTTGTCTCACGTTTACGTGAAAAAACTGTTCTTCTGAATGACATGCCAGCACCTTAAATGACTATTGACTATGTTGCCAATAAACCTTCCCAAGGCTGTGCTGCGTCTGTCTGTTGCTCGAAATGAGTTTATTTATCCGACCTCTCTTCTGTGAGCAGAGGGGATATTGCGGAAATCTACAACGTGGTTGCAATCGCCATACTGCTGCCTTTCACCATATTATATGTTATTTATCGCACCGACCCAAGGTATCTGATTGCACTCGCGCTGATTCTGCTCATAGCCGCCGCAGTAGAATCCTCTGCCGGCAATTCCTCGATTTCCAACGACATTGCCATAGTCTTCTTCTATTGCCTGCTTGCCGGTGTCATATTGCTGATAATCGATGATCACAGAGAAACGCGCAGACACAGCAGCCGCGTGCTTGTTTCGCCTGTAGAAAAATACGCATATGCTCTCATCGACCGGTTAAAGAAACATTATACGTTCATAATCGGCACTCTGGTTCCGGCCGTATTTTTTTCGCTTATATCGCTCTTTATAATGAGTGCCTTTCTCGCACCCGGGTATGTTCTGGTGACGGACATGGTATTCGGTCCCCGCATATCACTTTCGGGAGTTTACGCGCTGTCACCTTCACTTGGAGGTGGAAATGCACTCGCCCTTTTTGAGTATGTGGCTTACGCAGTGATCCCCGCATGGCTTGTTGAGAAAATATTCCTTTTCCTGATTTTTTTCCTCTCCTCCTCCACGATGTACCTATTCTCTGGCCACTTCCGCCTCAACGGTCCTTCCAGATATTTTTCGTCTATATTGTATGCGGTGAATCCGTTTGTTTATGCCAGGATGCTTGCGGGTGCATGGGGTCTTCTATTTGCATATTCCCTGAGCCCGCTCGCTTTTCTGTTGTTTATCTCACTGATGGCTGCGGCCACCCGGAAAGACAAGATGCAGGGCGCAGCCCGGGCGGCTCTTGTGTTCTCACTGGTGGCAGTCTTCGACATTCATACGTTTGTGCTGATGGTCGGCATTTCGGCACTTTATTTCATTGTCCTGTGTCTGTATGAAGGAAGGGGTAATCTTGC
This window of the Candidatus Sysuiplasma acidicola genome carries:
- a CDS encoding DUF835 domain-containing protein, encoding MSFRRTVFSRKRETTLPLGILALTETGQHASDKPKDDYTADRVFTDREGNTSIFASSIINADINSSGDVWIGADAVVEGNVNAEGDLIMEKNSKITGSARVGGSANFKDNAVILGEVSIQGSVYRGNNPPEHIFKHLRPAMRLKESGSTGELPDIADEVDALISNGRIQPGSAVIIQEKKPHLSYALIRRLSSEGMKCMIIGREPPERVQSVRFIRINEEDVIWLTTLVGRRCVNPTHLGSVQNALTKFIDSNRRGIVLIDGLEYLISNNGFDAVLRFINKIEDMIITTGTTVVVSVDPRTLDAQHLALIERGSETVYSDNSAEETGTVLSAEIEERLKEESVRRQQLEDRLDGYLSRIENAIVSVKSEANTAQESRLSRLTELEDAREIIKEEIKAVDEGMRDREAELMKAIDLRLRELAEPEGKQHALYELEQQLRENSSLLLKAVLLAERLSMEKVGSNDTGLKKIPQAEQGNSI